In Deltaproteobacteria bacterium, a genomic segment contains:
- a CDS encoding FAD-binding oxidoreductase, with protein sequence MTTNAHDVVIIGGGIMGSATAYHLMCADSRLKVLVIERDPTYARASTTLSMTNARIQFSLKQNIEISRYAFDILDAFEEEMAVEGEKPGISYRREGNLFLFEENGKEAARKAFDLQKSLDCPIEWWSTDTVRERFPLYDVAAFAGATYGPADGHFDAYAVLMAYKKKARLMGARYMEGEAAEIVVQNGRVAGVKLASGEVMTAGTIINCAGAWAAQIAATAGIDLPVQPVKRQIFTLDTAVKPDGPLPLTVLPSGLYFRTETGGHILLGKSMDDDPVGFDFSWDDKRFTETLWFELADFVPAFDTLKLVRGWAGLYAVNTLDGNAILGEWPEVKGLYLANGFSGHGLQQAPAVGRYLSELITGKTPAMDLSIFHANRILENRPLGEAGLV encoded by the coding sequence ATGACTACCAACGCACACGACGTCGTCATCATCGGCGGCGGCATCATGGGATCGGCCACGGCCTATCACCTGATGTGTGCCGACAGCCGCCTGAAGGTCCTGGTCATCGAACGGGATCCGACCTATGCCCGGGCCTCCACGACCCTCTCCATGACCAATGCCCGCATCCAGTTCAGTCTGAAGCAGAACATCGAAATATCCCGGTACGCATTCGATATCCTCGACGCCTTCGAGGAAGAGATGGCCGTGGAAGGGGAAAAACCGGGTATCAGTTACCGCCGGGAGGGCAACCTGTTCCTGTTCGAAGAAAACGGCAAGGAAGCGGCCCGGAAGGCCTTCGACCTGCAGAAAAGCCTGGATTGCCCCATCGAATGGTGGTCGACGGACACCGTCAGGGAGCGCTTTCCCCTGTACGATGTCGCCGCCTTTGCAGGGGCTACCTACGGCCCTGCGGACGGCCACTTCGACGCCTACGCCGTACTCATGGCCTACAAAAAGAAGGCCCGGCTTATGGGAGCCCGCTATATGGAAGGCGAAGCCGCGGAGATTGTCGTTCAAAACGGAAGGGTGGCGGGGGTCAAACTGGCTTCCGGCGAGGTCATGACGGCCGGCACCATTATCAACTGTGCCGGCGCCTGGGCAGCGCAGATCGCCGCCACGGCAGGAATCGACCTGCCGGTGCAACCGGTGAAGCGCCAGATATTCACGCTGGACACGGCTGTCAAACCCGATGGCCCCCTGCCTCTGACCGTGCTTCCCTCGGGGCTTTATTTCAGGACGGAAACCGGGGGGCACATTCTGCTGGGCAAGTCCATGGACGACGATCCCGTGGGTTTCGATTTTTCCTGGGACGACAAACGGTTTACCGAAACGCTCTGGTTCGAACTAGCGGATTTCGTGCCCGCCTTCGACACCCTGAAACTGGTCAGGGGCTGGGCCGGTTTATATGCCGTCAACACCCTGGACGGCAACGCCATCCTGGGTGAATGGCCGGAGGTAAAGGGGCTTTACCTGGCCAACGGATTCTCCGGCCACGGTCTGCAGCAGGCGCCCGCCGTGGGACGCTACCTTTCCGAATTGATCACCGGAAAGACGCCTGCCATGGACCTTTCCATTTTCCACGCCAACCGGATTTTGGAAAACAGACCTCTGGGCGAAGCCGGCCTGGTATGA
- a CDS encoding aminotransferase class IV translates to MTDFSNGAAYVDEQLVPVAEAKISIFDWGFLHSDATYDVAHVWKGRFFRLDDHLDRFYAGMDRLHLSIPQKRDALRAILIDCVRASGLRDAYVEMICTRGEAAPGSRDPRACTNRFFAFAIPFVWIADPEKQKQGLHLIVSRVRRIPPESVDPTVKNYHWLDMVAGLFEAYDRGGETVVVVDARGNLVEGPGFNVFAVNGRTITTPAQGALKGITRKTVIELAAGYGYEVRQQELAADKARTADELFITSTAGGVMPITKIDGRRVVSDGPGPVTRKLQEGYWKLHEDPCCTFKIEYN, encoded by the coding sequence ATGACTGACTTTTCAAATGGTGCCGCTTACGTCGATGAACAATTAGTGCCCGTTGCCGAGGCGAAAATTTCGATCTTCGACTGGGGGTTCCTCCATTCGGATGCGACCTACGACGTCGCCCATGTGTGGAAGGGCCGATTTTTCCGCCTGGATGACCACCTGGATCGTTTCTATGCGGGAATGGACAGGCTGCACCTGTCCATCCCTCAAAAGCGCGATGCTTTGCGCGCCATCCTGATTGACTGTGTGAGGGCGAGCGGACTGCGTGATGCCTATGTCGAAATGATCTGTACGCGGGGTGAAGCGGCGCCCGGCTCCCGCGACCCGCGGGCGTGCACCAATCGGTTTTTTGCCTTTGCAATCCCCTTCGTGTGGATAGCGGATCCTGAAAAGCAAAAACAGGGACTGCACCTGATCGTCAGCCGCGTACGGCGAATACCGCCTGAATCGGTGGACCCTACCGTGAAGAACTATCACTGGCTCGACATGGTTGCGGGCCTGTTCGAGGCCTATGATCGGGGAGGTGAAACGGTCGTCGTGGTCGATGCACGCGGAAACCTCGTCGAAGGCCCCGGGTTCAATGTTTTTGCGGTAAATGGCCGTACCATCACGACACCGGCGCAGGGCGCGCTCAAAGGCATCACGCGCAAAACGGTGATCGAGCTGGCAGCCGGGTACGGCTACGAAGTCAGGCAACAGGAGCTTGCCGCGGACAAGGCCCGCACCGCAGATGAACTGTTCATCACCAGCACCGCCGGCGGTGTCATGCCGATTACCAAAATCGATGGACGTCGGGTCGTCTCGGATGGACCCGGCCCGGTTACCCGGAAGCTGCAGGAAGGATACTGGAAACTGCACGAAGATCCGTGCTGCACGTTCAAAATTGAATATAATTGA
- a CDS encoding MFS transporter yields the protein MCRHNYPPAYQSWLILCLGIAFYFSGFFHRMVTAVMADQLMTDFNIGAASLGNFSSFYYYSYVAVQIPTGILADYWGPRKLLATGALLSAVGAFIFSAAPSIMAANMGRLIIGASMGVAWVSILKLSTRWFKSNQFAVVTGLALCLGILGALTAGVPLRILMNLFGWRAVIAGAGIITLILSLAIWMLVRDDPAQKGYDSYAADLEPTPDRPGAHLLRDISSLLRYRNTWILTIVPASLMGPVLTFAGLWGIPYLTTHYDLSPVKSASLISTLLIACALGAPILGALSERMGRRKPIYTFSLCISLMGWIPIVYIHNMPLWLLVLLFAIVGFAAGAIVIGMVFVKESVPLALAGTISGISNMGMEMGPLLLQPAIGLILDLKWGGLVENGIRIYGLNAYRMAFGAIIGLSILGALLILFSKETFCRQWQA from the coding sequence ATGTGTCGGCACAACTACCCCCCCGCGTATCAATCCTGGCTGATCCTGTGTTTGGGAATCGCTTTCTATTTTTCGGGTTTTTTTCATAGAATGGTCACGGCGGTCATGGCCGACCAGCTCATGACCGATTTCAACATCGGCGCTGCTTCCCTGGGGAATTTTTCCTCTTTTTATTACTACAGCTACGTGGCCGTTCAAATTCCCACAGGAATTCTGGCCGATTACTGGGGGCCACGGAAGCTGCTTGCCACCGGGGCACTTTTATCCGCTGTGGGTGCATTCATTTTTTCTGCGGCACCCTCGATTATGGCGGCCAACATGGGCAGACTTATTATTGGGGCCTCCATGGGCGTCGCCTGGGTCTCCATCTTAAAACTGTCGACCCGCTGGTTCAAGTCGAATCAATTTGCGGTTGTGACAGGCCTGGCACTGTGCCTGGGAATTTTGGGGGCGTTAACTGCCGGCGTTCCGCTACGGATTCTGATGAACCTGTTCGGATGGCGTGCGGTCATCGCCGGTGCCGGCATCATAACGCTGATTCTGTCTCTGGCCATCTGGATGTTGGTGCGGGACGACCCGGCTCAAAAGGGCTACGACAGTTATGCCGCGGATCTTGAACCGACGCCTGACAGACCCGGTGCGCATCTTCTGAGAGACATTTCAAGCCTGTTGCGCTACAGGAATACATGGATTCTCACCATCGTCCCCGCCAGCTTGATGGGACCGGTGCTGACATTCGCCGGTCTATGGGGAATTCCCTATCTCACTACCCACTATGATCTGAGTCCGGTTAAAAGTGCCAGCCTGATATCCACCCTTTTAATCGCATGTGCGCTCGGTGCACCGATTTTGGGCGCCCTGTCCGAAAGGATGGGGCGCAGAAAACCCATCTATACCTTTTCACTCTGTATTTCCCTGATGGGTTGGATCCCCATCGTTTACATACATAACATGCCTTTGTGGCTTCTGGTTCTGTTATTTGCCATCGTGGGATTTGCCGCCGGTGCCATCGTTATCGGGATGGTTTTCGTGAAGGAGTCGGTACCCTTGGCGTTGGCCGGCACCATTTCCGGCATCAGCAATATGGGTATGGAAATGGGGCCGCTGCTTTTACAGCCCGCCATAGGCCTGATCCTCGATCTTAAATGGGGCGGGCTGGTAGAAAACGGCATACGGATATACGGTCTAAACGCCTATCGTATGGCCTTTGGCGCCATCATCGGCCTGTCCATTCTGGGCGCGCTTCTTATTCTTTTTTCCAAGGAGACGTTCTGCCGGCAATGGCAGGCGTGA
- a CDS encoding phenylacetate--CoA ligase family protein: MERTMWNPAMEAISPADQKHLEQQRLMDQIQYVFANSVMYRNKYGLAGIAARDITCVEDLANLPFTTKTDLRESQVRTPPYGDLLAAATDKVSRVHRTSGTTGQFIYTALTRRDLAMTNDCGARAFWAAGLRPHHRVVHCLNYCLWMGGYTDHSNLELTGATVFPFGVGNSRQLVRVIRDAGIDVISSTPSYPAYLEDIVRDELGIEPGELGLRLGLFGGEPGLENPSYRNRIADTWGMQPQNANYGVSDVLCNFASVCSENYQLHFLAQGALLAQLIDPATGEDVPIEDGAKGELVLTHLEKEAQPLVRYRTSDILEILGTGPCRCGRTGFRFRVVGRSDDMLHVKGINVFPNGISQVIETMVPELNGEFQIVLDHPSPYTSLDITVEYGAGIHPDQRETLARKLEKKIKAVLNFTARVDLVSPQSIQRTEMGKAVRVLRRY, from the coding sequence ATGGAACGGACCATGTGGAACCCGGCAATGGAGGCGATCTCCCCGGCCGATCAGAAACATCTCGAACAGCAAAGGCTGATGGATCAGATTCAATATGTTTTTGCCAACAGCGTCATGTACCGGAATAAGTACGGTCTGGCGGGTATCGCGGCCAGAGACATCACCTGTGTTGAGGATCTTGCCAATCTCCCCTTCACGACGAAAACGGACTTGCGCGAATCCCAGGTGCGGACCCCCCCCTATGGCGATTTGCTGGCAGCAGCCACGGATAAGGTCAGCCGTGTCCACCGGACGTCCGGTACCACCGGGCAATTCATTTACACCGCCCTCACCCGCAGGGATCTCGCAATGACCAATGACTGCGGTGCCAGGGCGTTCTGGGCGGCGGGGTTGCGGCCGCACCACCGGGTCGTCCACTGCCTGAACTACTGCCTGTGGATGGGCGGCTATACGGATCATTCGAATCTGGAACTGACGGGTGCCACCGTATTCCCTTTCGGGGTGGGAAACTCACGCCAGCTGGTTCGCGTCATTCGGGATGCCGGCATCGATGTCATCTCGTCGACCCCCTCCTATCCCGCATATCTGGAGGATATTGTCCGTGATGAATTGGGCATCGAACCCGGGGAACTGGGCCTCCGGCTCGGGTTGTTCGGAGGGGAGCCGGGGCTTGAAAACCCCTCCTACCGCAACCGTATCGCGGACACATGGGGGATGCAGCCGCAAAATGCCAATTACGGCGTATCCGACGTCCTGTGTAACTTCGCCTCTGTTTGCAGCGAAAATTATCAGCTGCACTTTCTGGCACAGGGAGCCCTGCTTGCCCAGTTGATCGATCCTGCCACGGGGGAAGATGTGCCCATCGAAGACGGGGCTAAGGGTGAACTGGTCTTGACGCACCTCGAAAAAGAGGCCCAGCCGCTGGTTCGATACCGGACTTCAGACATTTTGGAAATATTGGGAACCGGCCCTTGCCGGTGCGGCAGAACCGGCTTTCGATTCAGGGTGGTGGGAAGATCGGACGATATGCTGCATGTAAAAGGGATCAATGTCTTTCCCAACGGTATTTCACAGGTGATCGAAACCATGGTCCCGGAGTTGAACGGAGAGTTTCAGATCGTTCTGGACCACCCCTCGCCCTACACCAGTCTCGACATTACCGTCGAATACGGTGCCGGCATCCACCCGGACCAGAGGGAGACGCTTGCCCGGAAACTCGAGAAAAAAATCAAAGCGGTACTGAATTTCACCGCACGGGTCGACCTCGTCTCCCCCCAGTCCATTCAGCGAACGGAGATGGGAAAAGCCGTGCGTGTGTTGCGCCGCTATTAG
- a CDS encoding ABC transporter ATP-binding protein, with protein sequence MAELLLKNVTMKFGGLLAVDNLDLEVPSGKILSLIGPNGAGKTTVFNLITGVYKPTKGSIVYNGETLNGLRSSRVVSRGIARTFQNIRLFKSMTVLENVQVGLHCRTQSGAIRALLNTPFLVREEKMIVEKAMAVLEFLGLEKFRNDYASNLAYGNQRRLEIARALATEPGTLLLDEPAAGMNPRETADLMDLILKIRDTGLDIFLVEHDMRLVMGISDMIAVLDYGQKIAEGTPKEIQNNETVIEAYLGSGAKK encoded by the coding sequence ATGGCTGAGTTGCTATTGAAAAATGTTACCATGAAATTCGGCGGGCTGCTGGCTGTCGACAACTTGGATCTCGAGGTGCCCAGTGGGAAAATTCTGAGCCTGATCGGCCCCAACGGTGCCGGCAAGACAACGGTATTCAACCTGATCACCGGTGTGTACAAACCAACCAAGGGATCCATTGTCTACAATGGCGAAACCCTCAATGGCCTGCGCAGCAGCAGGGTCGTTTCCCGGGGCATTGCCAGGACATTTCAGAACATCCGCCTTTTCAAATCCATGACGGTGCTGGAAAATGTGCAGGTGGGATTGCACTGCCGCACCCAAAGCGGAGCCATACGCGCCCTGCTGAACACCCCGTTTCTGGTGCGGGAAGAGAAAATGATTGTCGAGAAGGCCATGGCTGTGCTCGAATTTCTCGGACTCGAGAAATTTCGCAACGATTATGCCTCCAACCTTGCCTACGGCAATCAGCGCCGGCTCGAAATAGCCCGGGCCCTGGCTACCGAACCGGGAACCCTTCTTCTGGACGAACCGGCTGCCGGCATGAATCCCAGAGAAACGGCCGACCTGATGGATCTTATCCTGAAAATTCGGGATACCGGGTTGGACATATTTCTGGTGGAACACGATATGCGGCTGGTGATGGGCATCTCGGATATGATCGCCGTTCTCGATTATGGGCAGAAGATTGCCGAAGGAACGCCCAAGGAGATCCAGAACAACGAAACGGTCATCGAAGCCTATCTGGGATCGGGAGCGAAAAAATAA
- a CDS encoding branched-chain amino acid ABC transporter substrate-binding protein translates to MRKIGILVLCVTLIAFFGGMASAKTLKIGTMSPLTGPYAQDGTYILQGVKTAVKAFEASGGIPGFDKIEILAEDSACDGGKATMAANKLINSDVAAIIGCYCSSATLPSSIPVNDAGIVMLTPASTNEKITERGFKKFFRLPPRDDVQGWSAVKFMENSLKAKTVALIDDRQTYTVGLIDNIKKFAKESGKLEFVAHEHITPGDKDFTAILTTLKRLNPDVIYMGVYQPEGSLMARQVKQLEIKSTLMTEDACYQPKFIEVGGDATEGIYLTFAAPVDNPVRTDFVKAYSKDWGVGEDEIGSFSFFAYDATMLVLNGIKKGGVEKLADTIRATKSVGATGKIEFNEKGDRALAHAIWVIKDGAFVPYYDPLTDTNY, encoded by the coding sequence ATGAGAAAAATTGGTATCTTGGTATTGTGTGTCACGTTGATCGCATTTTTCGGTGGAATGGCATCCGCCAAAACGCTGAAGATCGGAACCATGAGTCCCCTGACAGGCCCCTACGCTCAGGATGGAACCTACATCCTCCAAGGCGTGAAAACCGCCGTGAAAGCGTTCGAGGCCAGTGGCGGGATACCCGGTTTCGACAAAATCGAAATTCTGGCCGAAGACAGTGCCTGTGACGGCGGAAAGGCCACCATGGCCGCCAATAAACTCATCAACAGCGATGTAGCGGCCATCATCGGCTGTTACTGCTCCTCGGCAACCCTGCCGAGTTCAATCCCCGTCAACGACGCGGGTATCGTCATGCTTACGCCCGCGTCCACCAACGAAAAAATTACGGAAAGAGGGTTTAAAAAATTCTTTCGCCTGCCGCCCAGAGACGACGTCCAGGGATGGTCCGCCGTAAAGTTTATGGAAAACAGCCTGAAAGCCAAAACCGTCGCCCTGATTGACGACCGCCAGACATACACCGTCGGCCTCATAGACAATATCAAAAAGTTTGCCAAAGAAAGCGGAAAGCTCGAGTTCGTCGCCCACGAACACATTACCCCCGGCGACAAAGACTTCACGGCCATTTTGACGACCTTAAAACGGTTGAACCCCGATGTCATTTACATGGGTGTGTATCAACCCGAAGGCTCCCTGATGGCACGCCAGGTCAAACAGCTCGAAATCAAATCCACACTGATGACCGAGGATGCCTGCTACCAGCCGAAGTTCATCGAGGTGGGCGGAGATGCCACCGAGGGGATCTACCTGACCTTTGCGGCCCCGGTCGACAACCCGGTTCGGACAGACTTCGTGAAGGCCTACTCCAAAGACTGGGGCGTTGGCGAAGACGAAATCGGTTCGTTCTCCTTTTTTGCCTACGACGCCACCATGCTGGTGTTGAACGGCATTAAGAAAGGCGGCGTGGAAAAACTCGCCGACACCATCCGCGCCACCAAATCAGTGGGTGCCACTGGAAAAATCGAGTTTAACGAAAAGGGCGACCGTGCCCTGGCTCACGCCATCTGGGTCATCAAAGACGGTGCTTTCGTGCCCTATTACGATCCGCTTACCGATACAAACTACTAA